In the genome of Ktedonobacteraceae bacterium, one region contains:
- a CDS encoding response regulator, with protein sequence MTIFSGGQYVDDVARQCRETMKKVLVIDDNPTIVELIKYAVNLQSSYQVFVAYDGVQGLERVYAERPDCVIIDVKMPRMDGYQLVRCLRGDPRTANTPLIILSAMTREEDQMIGLLSGVDEYLTKPFKPSALNAAIERVLRLSPDERRRRMDYLVQTQADRE encoded by the coding sequence GTGACCATCTTTTCTGGCGGCCAGTACGTTGATGATGTAGCCAGGCAGTGCAGGGAAACAATGAAAAAAGTATTGGTGATTGACGACAATCCAACCATCGTGGAACTTATTAAGTACGCAGTCAATCTGCAGAGCAGCTATCAGGTATTTGTTGCTTATGATGGCGTACAGGGGTTAGAGCGTGTTTACGCTGAACGGCCCGACTGCGTCATCATCGATGTCAAGATGCCTCGCATGGACGGCTATCAATTGGTACGTTGCCTGCGCGGCGATCCTCGCACAGCTAATACTCCCTTGATTATTCTCAGCGCCATGACCCGTGAAGAAGATCAGATGATCGGCCTGCTCTCTGGTGTCGATGAATACCTCACCAAGCCCTTTAAGCCCAGCGCGCTCAATGCAGCAATCGAACGTGTGCTGCGCCTTTCACCGGATGAACGCCGCCGGCGTATGGACTACCTGGTGCAAACACAGGCTGATCGAGAATAA
- a CDS encoding response regulator produces the protein MRRLHILLVDGDPNACIRMQHSLGNEFLLQQVVSLSQARRFLAEALPDILICEVMFGNESGLDLCRFVRRSPELCHLPIILLTNLSTIQDKVAGFDAGADDYIVKPFDARHLAARIRLLWRIKRLQQFDSI, from the coding sequence GTGCGTAGATTACACATTCTTTTAGTAGACGGCGATCCCAATGCGTGTATCAGAATGCAGCACTCTTTGGGAAACGAGTTCTTGCTGCAACAGGTTGTATCTCTGTCGCAGGCCAGGCGCTTTCTTGCTGAGGCCCTGCCTGACATTTTGATCTGTGAGGTAATGTTTGGCAATGAAAGCGGCCTGGACCTTTGCCGCTTTGTCCGGCGCTCGCCTGAATTATGTCACCTCCCTATCATACTCCTGACCAATCTCTCCACAATACAGGACAAAGTCGCCGGATTTGATGCCGGGGCGGATGATTACATCGTCAAACCATTTGATGCGCGCCATTTAGCGGCGCGCATCCGTCTATTGTGGCGTATTAAACGCCTTCAACAATTTGACTCTATCTAA
- a CDS encoding oligopeptide/dipeptide ABC transporter ATP-binding protein translates to MTQQIETPVATGTTLIDVKGLKVHFPIKGGLLGRTVAHVKAVDGVDLFVRKGETLGLVGESGCGKSTTGRAILQLIKPTAGSVKLNGVELTTLPPGEVRKKRAEMQMVFQDPYGSLNPRFTVGQSISEPLVNFHKGNEKAIRDEVAHLLEVVGLNPAFVNRFAHEFSGGQRQRIGIARALALRPSFIVADEPVSALDVSIQAQVLNLLEDLQEEFNLTYLFVAHNLSVVKHISDRVAVMYLGRVVELADSEDLYELPLHPYTQALLSAIPVPDPNVEARRKRIILEGDVPSPVNPPSGCNFHPRCWKAQEICREVIPPLEEKQSNHFAACHFPG, encoded by the coding sequence ATGACACAACAAATAGAGACGCCAGTGGCGACAGGAACAACTCTGATTGATGTCAAAGGCTTAAAAGTCCATTTCCCCATCAAAGGGGGATTGTTGGGCCGCACAGTAGCTCACGTCAAGGCGGTGGATGGTGTCGACCTGTTTGTCCGCAAGGGCGAGACGCTAGGGCTGGTGGGCGAAAGTGGCTGTGGCAAATCAACAACGGGACGCGCTATCTTGCAGTTGATCAAACCGACAGCAGGGAGTGTGAAGCTGAATGGCGTTGAACTGACGACACTTCCACCTGGCGAAGTACGAAAAAAGCGCGCAGAAATGCAAATGGTTTTCCAGGATCCTTACGGTTCGCTCAATCCGCGTTTCACGGTTGGTCAGTCTATCTCTGAGCCGCTTGTCAATTTCCATAAGGGCAACGAAAAAGCAATCAGAGACGAGGTCGCGCACCTGCTGGAAGTCGTAGGCCTCAATCCAGCATTTGTGAATCGTTTCGCGCATGAGTTCAGTGGAGGTCAACGACAGCGTATCGGTATTGCGCGCGCTCTGGCCCTGCGACCCTCGTTCATCGTAGCTGACGAGCCTGTTTCAGCACTGGATGTCTCCATTCAGGCACAGGTATTGAACCTGCTGGAAGATTTGCAGGAAGAGTTCAATCTCACCTATCTGTTCGTTGCTCACAACCTGTCAGTAGTGAAACACATCAGCGATAGAGTAGCGGTTATGTATCTAGGGCGTGTCGTGGAACTGGCAGACAGTGAGGACCTCTACGAATTGCCGCTGCATCCTTACACGCAGGCACTTCTTTCGGCCATTCCTGTGCCTGATCCGAATGTTGAGGCACGGCGCAAACGTATCATTCTTGAAGGCGATGTGCCAAGCCCTGTCAATCCACCGAGTGGCTGTAATTTCCACCCCCGCTGCTGGAAAGCTCAGGAGATTTGCCGCGAAGTCATCCCACCCCTGGAAGAGAAGCAGTCGAATCATTTCGCGGCCTGTCACTTCCCAGGATAG
- a CDS encoding ABC transporter ATP-binding protein, which translates to MAENLLEVNNLKTYFFTRAGVVKAVDDVSFSMQPGETLGVVGESGCGKSVTALSVMRLVATPPGKITGDILFNGDNIMDKNRDELTELRGSKISMIFQDPMTSLNPVFTIGYQIAETVKRHRKDLSNDQAWKRAIEMLDLVRIPDAKRRARNFPHEFSGGMRQRVMIAIALACNPQLLIADEPTTALDVTIQAQVLELMKGLSKEFGTAVMLITHDLGVVAATCEYVNVMYAGHIVESAPVKQIFETPAHPYTVGLLHSIPRLDDQRGVRLNPIAGQPPDLLNPPPGCPYAPRCPKVQLRCRQERPELKPVGRGEQVAACFYPD; encoded by the coding sequence ATGGCAGAGAATCTGCTTGAAGTCAATAATCTCAAGACCTACTTCTTCACGCGCGCAGGAGTAGTGAAAGCCGTTGATGATGTCTCATTTAGCATGCAGCCTGGTGAAACATTAGGAGTGGTAGGCGAGAGCGGCTGCGGCAAAAGCGTGACGGCGCTTTCTGTAATGCGCCTGGTAGCGACCCCTCCAGGTAAAATCACCGGTGATATTCTTTTCAACGGTGATAATATCATGGATAAGAATAGAGACGAACTGACGGAACTGCGCGGCAGTAAAATCTCCATGATTTTCCAGGATCCGATGACCTCGCTCAATCCGGTCTTTACCATTGGCTACCAGATCGCAGAGACGGTCAAACGGCACCGCAAAGACCTGAGCAATGATCAGGCCTGGAAAAGGGCCATTGAAATGCTCGACCTGGTGCGCATACCAGATGCCAAGCGCCGTGCCAGGAACTTTCCGCATGAATTCAGTGGCGGCATGCGCCAGCGTGTGATGATTGCAATCGCACTGGCCTGTAACCCGCAGTTGTTGATCGCGGATGAGCCCACGACCGCTCTGGATGTGACGATCCAGGCACAGGTGCTCGAACTGATGAAAGGCCTCTCAAAAGAATTCGGTACCGCGGTAATGCTGATTACGCACGACCTTGGAGTGGTTGCGGCAACATGCGAGTATGTGAATGTGATGTATGCCGGACACATCGTGGAGTCTGCGCCGGTCAAGCAAATTTTTGAGACTCCGGCTCATCCTTATACCGTCGGTCTCCTGCACTCTATTCCGCGCCTGGATGATCAACGTGGTGTAAGGCTTAATCCCATTGCTGGCCAGCCGCCCGATTTGTTAAACCCTCCTCCTGGTTGCCCATATGCGCCGCGCTGTCCGAAAGTGCAGCTGCGTTGTCGACAAGAACGTCCGGAATTGAAGCCCGTAGGTCGTGGTGAACAGGTAGCTGCCTGCTTCTATCCAGATTAA
- a CDS encoding ABC transporter permease produces the protein MDTKDQFNPPEAIMPDTGAIPISPDITNPAQSLDLPAPAAVDEKKLQKPPVSPFRESLQRLRRDKRAMISIGIIAFFVLVAIVGPFIYQHVDAPLYKSNIDGNTYPGTVYRSYYHSELDRQDELPSNQYWLGTNEIGQDILARLMQGILVSLSVAVVVEIMDIVLGILIGVLAGYFGGWIDQLLARFTDLMFAFPGLLFVILLTGIFGTSADSFFSHIPVIGPNGNARLLLVSLALAFTIWPLMARYVRGQTLQLKEQQFIEAARTSGTTDVHIILRHIIPNLFSIVVVAATLDISNTIIGEAGISLLGLGVQAPGSSLGLMIADGAQFVNTHPWEVLVPSVTLAIIVLTFSFFGDGLRDAFDPRSKD, from the coding sequence ATGGACACAAAGGATCAATTTAACCCGCCAGAGGCGATCATGCCGGATACGGGAGCGATTCCGATCTCGCCGGATATAACAAACCCGGCCCAGAGTCTGGATTTGCCGGCTCCTGCTGCCGTGGACGAAAAGAAACTGCAGAAGCCGCCGGTTTCGCCATTCCGTGAATCATTGCAGCGCTTGCGGCGTGATAAGCGTGCCATGATAAGTATCGGCATCATTGCTTTCTTTGTGCTGGTCGCCATCGTTGGGCCATTCATCTACCAGCATGTAGACGCTCCGCTCTATAAAAGTAACATTGATGGCAACACCTATCCTGGGACCGTCTATCGCAGCTACTATCATTCAGAACTCGACCGGCAGGACGAATTGCCATCAAACCAGTACTGGCTGGGCACGAATGAAATCGGACAAGATATTCTGGCTCGCCTGATGCAGGGCATACTGGTCTCGCTGTCAGTGGCTGTTGTGGTTGAGATCATGGATATTGTGCTGGGCATTCTTATAGGTGTGCTGGCAGGATATTTTGGAGGCTGGATCGATCAACTGCTTGCCCGCTTCACGGACTTGATGTTTGCTTTCCCCGGCCTGCTCTTCGTCATCCTGCTCACCGGTATTTTCGGAACCAGCGCTGATAGCTTCTTCAGCCACATTCCGGTGATCGGTCCTAATGGCAATGCGCGCCTGCTGCTGGTCTCGCTGGCGCTGGCATTTACCATCTGGCCATTGATGGCACGTTATGTACGCGGCCAGACGCTGCAGTTGAAAGAGCAACAGTTTATTGAAGCGGCGCGAACCTCCGGCACGACGGATGTACACATCATCCTGCGGCACATCATCCCCAATTTATTCAGCATTGTGGTTGTCGCGGCAACGCTTGACATTTCGAATACAATTATCGGCGAGGCAGGTATTAGCCTGTTGGGTCTGGGGGTGCAGGCGCCGGGATCAAGTCTTGGCCTCATGATTGCAGATGGAGCGCAATTCGTGAATACGCATCCCTGGGAGGTACTCGTTCCCTCTGTCACGCTGGCAATTATCGTGCTGACATTCTCCTTCTTTGGCGATGGCCTGCGTGATGCTTTCGATCCTCGATCAAAAGATTAG
- a CDS encoding ABC transporter permease, with protein MIQFLIKRFIGLIFVIIGVTFITFIMGYFAPGDPIAFMLGQHFTTAQYVSLRHYYGLDLPWYQQYFNFLKNLVTLNFGLSYEIKGRAVIDILKDGVPISLELGLWALFLQVIIGVPVGIFSALKANTWIDTTNQGIVLFMYAIPSFVLAVFAQVIIIALDQGTGINWPVSQWGTPWQYSWSDIQFKLVPILVYAAIGIAYFARLSRTTMLEVLRQDYVRTARAKGMRERVVIYRHALRNAMIPLVTVIGVSVGFLVTGAFFIEQIFNIPGIADITIASISSRDYPVIQATTVMLAIAVVLANLVSDILYTIVDPRIKLA; from the coding sequence ATGATACAGTTTCTGATCAAGCGATTCATCGGTTTGATTTTTGTCATCATTGGCGTCACCTTTATCACCTTTATCATGGGCTATTTCGCCCCAGGCGATCCCATCGCCTTTATGCTGGGCCAACATTTTACCACGGCGCAATATGTCTCGCTCAGACATTATTATGGGCTCGACCTGCCCTGGTATCAACAGTACTTCAACTTCTTGAAGAACCTGGTCACGCTCAATTTCGGCCTCTCCTATGAGATCAAGGGCCGGGCGGTGATCGATATTTTGAAGGATGGAGTGCCTATCTCGCTGGAGTTGGGCTTGTGGGCCTTGTTCTTGCAGGTCATCATTGGTGTGCCGGTGGGGATTTTCTCGGCGCTCAAAGCCAATACCTGGATTGATACCACCAACCAGGGCATTGTGCTGTTCATGTACGCCATTCCCTCGTTTGTGCTGGCCGTCTTCGCCCAGGTGATCATCATCGCCCTCGATCAAGGTACCGGCATCAACTGGCCGGTCTCGCAATGGGGCACCCCCTGGCAGTATTCGTGGAGCGATATCCAATTCAAGCTGGTGCCCATCCTGGTGTATGCCGCCATCGGCATCGCCTACTTCGCGCGTCTGTCGCGCACCACCATGTTGGAGGTGTTACGCCAGGATTATGTGCGCACGGCACGCGCCAAGGGCATGCGCGAACGGGTGGTCATCTACCGCCATGCGTTGCGCAATGCCATGATTCCCCTGGTGACCGTCATCGGCGTCTCGGTCGGCTTCCTGGTGACGGGGGCCTTTTTCATCGAGCAGATCTTCAACATCCCCGGCATTGCGGACATCACGATCGCTTCCATCTCCTCGCGCGACTACCCGGTGATCCAGGCAACCACGGTGATGCTGGCGATTGCCGTCGTGCTGGCCAATCTCGTGTCGGACATCCTGTATACGATTGTTGATCCACGCATTAAACTTGCTTAG
- a CDS encoding peptide ABC transporter substrate-binding protein, whose translation MRSGKKFTIGFLPTLLCLVAMLLASCGSSTTPGNTGSNKPAKAPASQQIYRYGDAIGAADIATFDPGQATDAPSIEAIDMAFTGLVALNDNLQVVPQLAAALPTVSSDGLTWTFKLKPNLHFSDGSTLTSQDVVYSIDRALSPQISSLNGVSLTYLGLIQDSDKRVNGKISTLIGDSLLTPDPNTVVIKVNKETGYFLEALSYPTAYVVEKSVIDKWGLKWTDHLADNGGQGGAGPFKVKSYSHTTGIVFVPNTFYYNAKPQLQEVDFDFYKTAESAYAAYQANQVDITSVPAEDIQVARTKTKEYGQQPELTIDYFAMNYLYKPFDNIDIRQAFELAINKDAIMNALYHGTRPATCHIIPQGMPGYYAGLKCPGGASTSGNPSLAKQLLQQGMQQEGWTSVSQIPPIKITFESNAATLQNEITEVRQEIQTVLGITVQTQIVDFPTLLTDVTNTLCTKPDYHSCLNQGLQMWELGWIADYPDPQDWTTLQFDKGAPNNDWNYGQNGSTDAAQQVQTQQLLEQADVTLDQTKRIQMYNQAEQQLVNDVAWLPMDQRFGTHLLKTYVIGRVFNAQAIVPADDWANVYIAVH comes from the coding sequence ATGAGATCTGGCAAGAAATTCACCATCGGGTTTCTGCCGACCCTGCTTTGCCTGGTAGCAATGTTACTCGCGAGCTGCGGTAGCTCAACTACACCTGGCAACACTGGCTCTAACAAGCCGGCCAAGGCCCCTGCATCGCAGCAGATTTATCGCTATGGCGATGCGATTGGCGCCGCTGATATCGCCACCTTTGACCCGGGCCAGGCCACCGACGCGCCCTCTATTGAGGCCATCGATATGGCTTTCACCGGCCTGGTCGCGTTGAACGATAACTTGCAGGTCGTACCCCAACTGGCCGCGGCCCTACCCACCGTCTCATCTGACGGCCTGACCTGGACCTTCAAACTCAAACCGAATCTCCACTTCAGTGATGGCTCGACACTCACCTCGCAGGATGTGGTCTATAGCATCGACCGTGCCCTCTCGCCACAGATTTCCTCGCTCAATGGCGTTTCCTTGACCTACCTGGGTCTCATCCAGGATTCGGACAAGCGCGTCAACGGGAAAATCTCGACCTTGATCGGTGATAGCCTGCTGACTCCCGATCCCAACACCGTCGTCATCAAGGTGAACAAAGAGACTGGTTACTTCCTGGAGGCGCTCTCGTATCCGACCGCCTACGTGGTTGAGAAGAGCGTCATCGATAAGTGGGGTCTCAAGTGGACCGATCACCTGGCCGACAATGGCGGTCAGGGCGGAGCCGGGCCGTTCAAAGTGAAGAGCTACAGCCACACCACCGGCATCGTGTTCGTGCCCAATACGTTTTATTACAATGCCAAGCCCCAGTTGCAGGAGGTCGATTTCGACTTCTACAAGACAGCTGAGAGCGCCTATGCCGCCTACCAGGCCAACCAGGTCGATATCACCTCCGTCCCAGCAGAGGATATCCAGGTAGCCAGGACAAAGACTAAGGAATACGGCCAGCAGCCTGAGCTGACGATTGACTACTTTGCCATGAACTACCTGTACAAGCCATTTGATAACATCGATATTCGCCAGGCATTCGAGCTGGCCATCAACAAAGATGCGATCATGAATGCCCTCTACCATGGCACGCGCCCTGCCACCTGCCACATCATACCGCAGGGTATGCCGGGCTACTACGCAGGTCTCAAGTGTCCAGGTGGAGCGTCTACCTCTGGTAATCCCAGCCTGGCCAAGCAGTTGCTCCAGCAAGGCATGCAGCAAGAGGGCTGGACGAGCGTCTCGCAGATCCCGCCAATCAAGATCACCTTCGAGAGCAACGCTGCTACCCTGCAGAACGAGATCACCGAGGTGCGTCAGGAGATCCAGACTGTGCTGGGCATCACCGTTCAGACCCAGATCGTCGATTTCCCGACCTTGCTGACCGATGTCACCAATACCCTCTGTACCAAGCCGGATTACCATTCCTGCTTGAACCAGGGCTTGCAGATGTGGGAACTGGGCTGGATTGCCGACTATCCTGATCCGCAGGACTGGACGACGTTGCAGTTCGACAAGGGTGCGCCTAACAATGACTGGAACTATGGGCAGAATGGCAGCACCGATGCCGCCCAGCAAGTGCAGACGCAGCAGTTGTTGGAACAGGCCGACGTGACGCTGGATCAGACCAAGCGTATCCAGATGTACAACCAGGCTGAGCAGCAGTTGGTCAACGATGTGGCCTGGCTGCCTATGGATCAGCGCTTCGGCACTCACCTGCTGAAGACCTATGTCATTGGCCGCGTCTTCAACGCACAGGCCATCGTCCCAGCCGATGACTGGGCCAATGTGTACATCGCGGTTCATTGA
- a CDS encoding peptide ABC transporter substrate-binding protein: protein MHPGKKSSIALLCFIAILLSACNLFGGNSQPAKPVKAPPNQQVYISPLEGISDLQTFDPALAYDASSISAIQMVFTGLVQLNDKLQVVPQLAESWQISDDGLTWTFHLKQHLKFSDGTQLTSHDVIYSIDRALQPATKSSVAPIYLSLIKDSDKLLGGTITTLINDSLLAPDDNTVVIITKKKAPYFLAMLTHPCSYVVEKNLIDAYGENFTAHLSEGGGTGPFKVTQYTPGKEIDFAPNANYAGPRPQLRKVIFPFYPQAVAAYNDYQRGRVDTTGIPVSTFANDKNRPDFHQVPQLWINYYTMNYLVKPFDNIQIRQAFALAIDKTALANNVWKGTVIPTNHIVPQGMPGYNPQLTGPDGTQSLKGESQKAQALLQKGLQEEGWKSVSQMPPIKLTYASNISSFGQEVTAMVGMWQKVLGVTVTPDPVDYNTLLDEVTAATGNAQGLQFWGLAWVGEYPDPQDWLTRQFDSGVPNNNMNYGQNTSNDAALQQLTQQQLESADSMSSPGARFQTYQKAEQQLVNDVAWMPMSQVTEVFLLKPYVVGVVENEMGQIPPDDWANIYILQH, encoded by the coding sequence ATGCATCCAGGGAAGAAATCGAGCATAGCATTGCTGTGCTTTATAGCCATACTGCTTTCTGCCTGCAATCTCTTTGGAGGCAATAGCCAGCCGGCTAAACCGGTGAAGGCTCCGCCAAACCAGCAGGTATATATTTCTCCCCTGGAAGGAATTTCCGATCTTCAAACATTTGACCCGGCACTGGCATATGACGCATCTTCAATCAGCGCCATTCAGATGGTCTTCACGGGACTGGTGCAGTTGAACGATAAATTGCAGGTCGTCCCGCAGCTTGCAGAATCGTGGCAGATAAGCGACGATGGCCTGACATGGACATTTCACCTGAAGCAGCACTTGAAGTTCAGCGATGGAACTCAGCTCACCTCGCACGATGTGATCTATAGCATCGACCGGGCGCTGCAGCCGGCCACGAAGTCGAGCGTTGCTCCCATCTACCTGTCCCTCATCAAAGACTCGGACAAGTTGTTGGGAGGCACAATCACCACCCTCATCAATGATAGCTTGCTGGCTCCTGATGATAATACTGTAGTTATCATCACAAAAAAGAAAGCTCCTTATTTCCTGGCGATGCTCACCCATCCGTGTTCTTATGTCGTGGAAAAGAATTTGATTGATGCCTACGGAGAGAATTTCACCGCTCATCTGAGCGAGGGAGGCGGCACGGGTCCATTCAAGGTGACCCAGTACACTCCTGGTAAGGAGATCGATTTCGCGCCCAACGCGAACTATGCTGGCCCGCGACCACAACTACGCAAGGTCATTTTCCCATTTTATCCGCAGGCGGTGGCAGCCTATAATGACTACCAGAGGGGACGAGTCGATACGACGGGCATTCCTGTTTCTACCTTTGCTAACGATAAAAATCGCCCGGATTTCCACCAGGTACCCCAGTTGTGGATCAACTACTACACGATGAACTACCTGGTCAAGCCGTTCGATAATATACAGATTCGCCAGGCGTTCGCGCTCGCCATCGATAAAACGGCCCTCGCGAATAACGTGTGGAAAGGGACGGTGATACCAACCAACCATATCGTACCTCAGGGTATGCCCGGCTATAATCCACAATTGACAGGCCCGGATGGGACACAAAGTCTTAAAGGGGAGTCACAAAAAGCGCAGGCGCTATTACAGAAAGGCTTGCAAGAAGAGGGCTGGAAGAGCGTTTCACAAATGCCGCCAATTAAATTGACCTATGCCAGCAATATCAGCAGTTTTGGGCAGGAAGTGACGGCTATGGTCGGGATGTGGCAGAAGGTGCTGGGCGTTACAGTGACACCAGACCCGGTTGACTATAATACACTCCTCGACGAAGTGACCGCGGCAACCGGCAATGCTCAAGGACTGCAGTTCTGGGGTCTGGCCTGGGTTGGCGAATATCCTGATCCACAGGATTGGCTGACACGGCAATTTGATAGTGGTGTACCCAATAATAATATGAACTATGGACAGAATACCAGCAACGACGCGGCCCTGCAACAGTTGACACAACAACAATTGGAAAGCGCGGATAGCATGTCATCGCCGGGTGCGCGCTTTCAAACCTATCAGAAGGCGGAGCAGCAGCTGGTCAATGATGTGGCCTGGATGCCTATGAGCCAGGTAACTGAGGTCTTTTTACTCAAGCCTTATGTCGTTGGAGTGGTGGAAAATGAGATGGGGCAGATTCCGCCCGATGACTGGGCCAATATCTACATCTTGCAACATTAA
- a CDS encoding tetratricopeptide repeat protein, translating into MTTEDAKAAENRFQTGITALNDGKLDVAAEALSDAEIRFRLLHDFKRAADSRNLLADVQRQQNQLEAAANSYQRAINLYREAGSVLSQAASTLALGHLERQLGHLERAQEAYQDAWNLYTGQEDAGGQGNATLALGHIEFQRGNIEQAAEHYSQAISYYAKARDRINEADARRSLADIERLTEQFDKAIADYQQVLQAYDDMGDKYGSVDGLVGLARVYLDQLQLDKATDTFVDAYNAARLIEYELGEADCNLGLAEIYFLRNNINQALISAQQAQQNYTNMHSGLGVASASRLLGEINARRGQLSYASGQMERALRMFKSEGYRLGQPEATVGLGEIQRLRGFLNRARQTFEDAHRMARALSDTRVEYRALLGLGDIYYKQGKVAQAERNYSEVQAGMERSKEPDHVLGVAEAAARRARLAVLTARLDEAESYLATAQRIVTGNELAAHLVPLMLVVEGQLLLTQGDFAQAEKRFSDAHNQAEGIQEPYYAAEALLGMARAYLSQSNLEAASTTFLEAGRQFQLIESTDGDAAAMLGVGQTLVGREQWDEAIEHCEGAILRFKQADDQVGQADALLALGMARAGNDEVDEALNCFDQALTLYQEQRQLLGESDARYEHGGVFLARGDLNAAMNEFRKAIALVEQVVKTLSTPQQWSTFLHQYAELYTQAIITAVRQQEDEQGRAILTSFVRIAGMPAIEQQLKAYEDSLPTSGEDLTDEEIRANKDLIKRLRQVRKGL; encoded by the coding sequence ATGACTACAGAAGATGCAAAAGCGGCTGAGAATCGTTTTCAAACAGGTATTACTGCCCTCAATGATGGCAAACTGGATGTGGCAGCGGAGGCGCTATCTGATGCGGAGATACGTTTCCGGCTGCTGCATGATTTCAAACGAGCGGCGGATAGCCGGAATTTGCTGGCGGATGTGCAACGACAGCAAAATCAGTTGGAGGCGGCAGCGAATAGTTACCAGCGAGCGATTAACCTGTACCGGGAGGCCGGCAGTGTATTGAGCCAGGCGGCCAGTACGCTGGCGCTGGGACACCTTGAGCGCCAGTTGGGGCATCTTGAGCGGGCGCAAGAGGCCTATCAAGATGCGTGGAATCTATACACAGGGCAGGAGGATGCAGGAGGGCAGGGTAATGCTACGCTGGCGCTGGGGCACATCGAGTTTCAACGGGGGAACATCGAGCAGGCCGCCGAGCACTATTCACAGGCCATCTCTTATTACGCTAAAGCCAGGGATCGCATCAATGAAGCCGATGCGCGGCGCAGCCTGGCCGATATCGAGCGCCTGACGGAGCAGTTCGATAAAGCGATTGCCGATTACCAGCAGGTATTGCAGGCCTATGATGATATGGGCGATAAATATGGTAGCGTCGATGGGCTGGTGGGGCTAGCGCGCGTCTACCTGGATCAGCTGCAACTTGATAAGGCGACGGATACGTTTGTCGATGCCTATAACGCGGCACGGCTAATAGAATATGAATTAGGAGAGGCTGATTGTAACCTGGGGCTGGCGGAGATTTATTTCCTGCGCAATAACATTAATCAGGCACTTATCAGCGCGCAGCAGGCGCAACAAAATTACACGAATATGCACTCCGGTCTGGGAGTTGCTTCCGCGAGCCGGCTGTTAGGTGAGATCAACGCGCGGCGCGGACAGCTTTCCTACGCGAGCGGGCAGATGGAGCGGGCATTGCGCATGTTTAAGTCGGAGGGATACCGTCTTGGCCAACCGGAGGCGACGGTTGGATTGGGCGAGATTCAGCGGTTGAGAGGCTTTCTGAATCGCGCCAGGCAAACCTTTGAAGATGCGCATCGCATGGCACGCGCGTTGTCTGACACTCGTGTCGAGTATCGGGCGCTGCTGGGCTTGGGTGACATTTATTACAAGCAGGGGAAAGTTGCGCAGGCAGAACGCAATTATAGTGAGGTCCAGGCGGGCATGGAACGGAGCAAGGAGCCAGATCATGTTTTGGGCGTGGCAGAGGCCGCGGCACGCAGGGCGCGATTGGCAGTGCTTACTGCCAGGCTGGATGAAGCGGAATCATACCTGGCAACTGCGCAGCGAATAGTCACAGGGAATGAACTGGCTGCTCACCTGGTACCCCTGATGCTGGTGGTGGAGGGTCAATTGCTATTGACGCAGGGAGATTTCGCGCAGGCCGAAAAGCGTTTTAGTGACGCTCACAACCAGGCAGAGGGCATACAGGAGCCATATTACGCGGCGGAAGCCCTGCTGGGCATGGCTCGCGCATATCTTTCGCAGAGCAATCTTGAAGCAGCCTCGACAACATTTCTGGAAGCGGGACGGCAGTTTCAACTGATCGAGAGCACTGATGGTGATGCTGCCGCAATGCTTGGCGTAGGACAAACGCTGGTGGGACGGGAACAATGGGATGAGGCGATTGAGCATTGTGAGGGGGCGATCCTGCGCTTCAAGCAGGCCGATGACCAGGTGGGGCAGGCCGATGCCCTGCTGGCACTGGGAATGGCGCGAGCAGGAAATGATGAAGTGGATGAGGCGCTCAATTGCTTTGACCAGGCATTGACGCTATATCAGGAACAGCGGCAACTGCTGGGCGAATCCGACGCGCGTTATGAACACGGCGGCGTTTTCCTGGCACGCGGAGACCTGAATGCGGCCATGAATGAATTCAGGAAGGCCATCGCGCTGGTAGAACAGGTAGTCAAGACGTTGAGTACACCTCAGCAATGGAGTACGTTCCTGCACCAATATGCCGAATTGTATACGCAGGCAATCATTACAGCGGTGCGCCAGCAGGAGGATGAGCAGGGGCGAGCGATTCTCACATCGTTTGTGCGTATAGCAGGGATGCCAGCAATCGAGCAGCAATTGAAAGCCTACGAGGATTCGCTCCCGACCAGCGGGGAAGATTTGACCGACGAGGAGATACGCGCGAACAAAGATTTGATCAAACGACTCAGGCAGGTACGAAAAGGATTATGA